A window of Benincasa hispida cultivar B227 chromosome 9, ASM972705v1, whole genome shotgun sequence genomic DNA:
AagatttcttttgaaaattgttcATGTATCAATTTTGATAGTTAATTTTagactaaattatataaaatacctctgaactttgtactttgtgtcaaagatttgtttgaactttcaaaagtttcaaatatACCTTTAAACTTCCcaaatgagttaaaaaaaatatacttatCGTTAATTTTGGATATAAATTGCTAGTGTTTTGTGTAAAAGATAATCCTAAACTTTCaatagtttcaaaaatacccttaaacttttaaaaaagtttgaaaatatcTCTACCGTCATAAgaacataaattattaatattgtcttacttttatattttacatcttttttctttcattccTTTTTCAATACCCTCTTACTCCCCTTTTTGTTAAttgtttgaaatttgtttataaaaaataagtaaataaacaaaattgcaCATTTCAATTAAGATATATGGACTATAATaagaagaaatataataaagaaaGCACCAGGAGATTTTAAGACTTAAATGTTTTAACAAAGTTGTATAACAGTAGTTAATCATGTGTTAATAGCCAAATATATATATNatatttatttatttatttatttgactatttatcgtTTTGGTAAGTGGGAAGATTTGACTTTGAAATTTTGTGTGATTTtgtgggattttatgtttaactCAAAATGTTGGTTGATGAGAAAATTGATGGAAGCTAAGAATtggaaattaaagagaaaaatgaaatgatctatatgaagaaaaaatgaagatatctatataatttattttaaaattggatttttcaaatttaagaaaacttcaaaccAATCGATCACCATATATATTAACTGTAGGagcgttttttatttttttctttttaattttaaagttatttttgtaatgaggatttttgttcatatactaatggtgaaggtatttttgaacttttctttttaagttaaggtatttttgaaacttttgaaagttcggaggtatttttgaaacaaaactttaatAGTTTCCATCTAAAACTAATGGCAAGGGCATTTTTGAAAGctcaaggatatttttgaattttttgaaagttCAGGGGTACTTTtgacaaaaacacaaaattcaagatttaaaaaaaaaaaaaaaattagccttCATTTTGTTAATCCAACATTTGAAGAAGTATATACACTTATAAGAATTGAATGCATGCACAATTTCCAAATATAATCTTAATAAAAGAgctaaattgattcacttataataatttggaagtttaatttggaaaaattatatatgtttGAACGATACTAATTTTCAAACAATATCAAAAAGAGAATGTTAATcgatacacttatgaaaattcaaagtttatattgatataattaatagttCAAGGTTTCGATTGAAGCAAACCCAATAGTTTAGAAATGTACATTgattttttcctaaaaataaCCATAACTTGCCAACATAAGTGTAACAAAGTATTAACTGTCACATACTTATTCCTTTAAGATTGGAGTTCAAATCTTCAACTCTATACTTGTTGTacaaaaagataaagaaaaagtaaaagccttaaacttttgtaaaagtaacaatttattCAATGAACTTTAATTATTAACGATTTAGTCTccatactttaaaatttgtaaagaTTTAATCCATATCGTAAATTTTTCCATTAAAATTaagtgtcaatttttattacacaacaattttagtctttatagtTTTAAATAAACTTGGTTCCCTATCAACTTATTAATCTACCGTGTAAAAAAATTCGTTAAATCATactaatatttattataataggTATTAAGAGGTTGTTCGGGATGcagagttggttattatattttgtgAGTTATAATAATATGCGTTTGGAGTTCAGACTAAAATAGTTAGGGTCATAATAGTCTATGTTTGAATTGCAGATtgttttagtttgagttatagtATTTGGGGTACGTGTTATTTAGTTCGAGTTTATGAGTTTTtctactatttttttattatacgaGTAGTGATAAtttattatcatattttatcATCCACATAAATTAATTGAACTTATTTGTTTTAGTTAGTGTATAGCTTAAATGATCAAAGCATATATTTGTaatcaaaatatgaaaaattatagatactcaaacttaaataattattaaaattggacTTTAAAACTTGTAAATTAACATAACAATCATTTCTCTATATTTCTTATGTTTAATTCTTACTGTTAATATACTGGTTTTGATGCCTAATTTTGACAATTACAACATATAAATTTGAGATTACAATTAgctttgatttatttaattgagTTGATTCATTACTAAACTAcaaccaataaataaataaacaaaagaaagaaataaaagaaaaagaaaggatatATATTTGGTCAAGTTATTATAAAAGAAGACTATTAAACACTATGAACTGATTGTTGGAGGTGATCGTATGAGTTAACTGCCAAATGGGAATTATCGGAGCTAGTCGCCGAAGATGATCGTCTATGATAGAGTCAAATGTGGTCTTCACTAGAGTTGGCTACTAGTGATCATTGGAGGTGATTTTGCTAGAGATGGTCGTTGTTGAAATTGAACATCAAATGTGGCTTTCACTGGAGTTGGGCGATGGAGGGTGGTCATtgaaggtggttgttgaagttggttgtcgaTGGTAGTTGTCAGAGCTAGTCGTTGGAAGTGGTGATTGTGAAATTGGGTGTCAGAGGTGATCTTTTTAGCCACATGTGGGTAGAGTTATTTGGAAACATGACATGAGAAGAGAGTTAATTATTATAACCATTATGttgtaaataattttattatagcAAGTTAAATAACATGTGTTCTCCATTGTTTTAAAACACGCTTCAAACACATAACATTTGTGGGTTATTATAGTCCATTCAACTCACTCCATGTTGGAGCCTCAAACACCCTTAAGTCGTTACAAATTACaaagtataaaaataaattgttatcaaaatttatgaactaaattattaaaaatataaaaaattaaattattacaaattaaagTTGACATGACcaaaggttttttttaaaaaaatattatttaaaaaattttaattaaaaaaaaaccctccaAATAAAATTGACATTTGCACAAAAGGAAAGGGGAAGCTCCAAAGGAAGCCCTTGACCATATGTATTAAAAGTCCACTGTACGGTCCATTTGTAgatgtggcaaagggttatttGCAGTATTATTCAGTGCCCCCCTCTTCTCCTCTCTTCCCCGATCTCAATTGTCTCTCTTTCTCCTCTCTCCGCCGTTCCCGGCCACCGGAGCTACTTCTTCACTCTCTTTACACCCCATTCTTCAATCCCCTTTCCCTTTAATTTCATCTCATTCTTCGATTCCATCCTCAATACCCCTTTTTCTCGATCGCTCTTTCAATCTCCTCTCATTTTCCGGCGCATCTTTGCTTTTCATCTACCCTTCGCCGCCGAGGTTCGTTTTCGTTTCTCTGTTTGTGGAATGGATTGCTTTAGAGTTGTTTCTGGTTTTAAACACTGCCCTTTTTTCCTTTCCCCCTTCCAATCCCGGGGTTTTCAGTTCTGTGATTGATTGGTGTCTTTAGGGTTTCTTGCTGCCACTCTTGGGTGTTTTGCTGCTCAAGCTGAATTGGGTGTTTTTCGCATTGTGTTTTGGTTTCTGGGTTTCTGGGTTCTTCGTTGAATTTGAAGAAGGAGACGTTTTTGGAGGTTGGGGTTGGGGTTCTTCTGAAATTGTGTTTCCTGATTGTTCATTCTTGTGTTCGAGTTCAGATGGATTTCTTGTTTTCACTTGGACGAGAGTGGTTTTAGCGTGGTCAATATAGGGATTGGGCTAATTTCTGTTTTGTCTTCCCGATacaattcttttcaaaattttaaccaGTAGTTCTCTTAGTGAATGGGTTTTGGATGGATTTTACGACTCAAGTTTTCTTGTTTATAGGATTTGTTGTGTACATGTTCTGCTAACAAACTTGCAAAATGTTCGATTTGTAATGgagggttttttatttttattttttttgtttttgtttttgtttttgtagtGATTCAATTACTCCTCCAAgttttaactaaaattttacatttttttagtaaactATGTGTGCGATATGGGAGTTTCTCCTCCCAAGCTATGCTTATGCTGGCCTAATTATATTCACTTTCTCCTTTAAACTAAGCATTTAGTGATAACACATCATATATGTTGTAactcctatatatatatatattatatttgttttatGAGTATGTCTAATGGAATTAGGCTTGTTTACGCGTTATTCATTTGTTTGACTCATACTTCAGAAATCCCAAATTTGGTTCACTTATTTTCCTCTTTATATAAGCCATGGGTTTTAGCCTTTTCTGTTTATATTcttccttttaaattttaatctctTGAACAAACAACAAGTTCCATTGCATTTTTATCCAtgaaaggatttttttttgcCATTATTCAAAAGGATAGAGAAAAAGTTTGTTGGCTTGGAATTCAAATCTCACTACACTTTGGGGTTTTACAATTGCAGTTATAATGTTACATTGTTCCAAGGAAGAGTGATTCATGGAAGCTGAAGATAAGAAATTTGGCCGAGGTAAATGTTGATATAGTCAATTTAGTCCCTTCTCTCTCGTGCCCTGGCATGTTTAAAGAGTGAGACATAGCTTGGTATATACATCAATGCTTTTACGTTTAGAgatcttcaaatattttctaATGATACTATATTATCGACCGTAAATGAACATGCCTTTTTTTGGGTGAAAACATGCCCTTGGATTGTCTATTATGTACCTGGGAACCTAAggcttaatattttttttagtatataaggATCTCTTATGTGTATCTCTTGACTAATAatgttagaaatttattttcctgTGTTTACTCTTTTAGCTTCTATGAATGTGGTTAGTTGAGCTGGAGCATCTCATTCTAATAAAACTTTAGAAGACATGCAGAGGGCTGTAGGATTATGGGTTGAAAGACGTAGTAAAACGAAGTTTTTCTTGATCTGGAATTGTGGTAGGAAATTTATAGTTCAATTTTAGAGCTGAATTAAACCACTCGAGCCTTTAGAAGAGGTTATTCCTTAAGCTTAAGGGTTTACcaatattttttatacttttgtctcctttatttatttaatttaatgaatcAGGGGATTTTGAAAGTGCAATTTTGGTgaacttaaaattttttattttttgaatggGGATCTTTGATACTTTTGGCTACCACTTTACTGATGGATTTCACAGAGATGGCATAATGAAATTTGCCCTATACAAAATATTTGGCTCTTCTTGTTTCAATAGTATAGGAGCAACTGTATTTTATCGGATGTCCTCAAAGGGGGACCTATAGGAGCAacttaagaagttaaacattttaatttccTACATTAGCCTAATCCTCAAAAAGTCAAGTCAAATACCCCATGTCACGGAAGTTCTTGATTTCAGAACCGTAAGTCTCTCAATAAGTTTTTGAAAGATCCTTGTGAATGTTCTTATTTAAAGGATGAAACAATTCCATGCTGATATGATCTTTTACTTCCAACTGACCTTTTGTAGCAGAGAGACAAATCATATTCCCACTTAACTTTGAAAAGACTTCGATTGagtgttgttgttgttgttgttttagagttttttttaataaaatatatatatatataagaaatcaatttcattgatgtatgaaatttgTAAAAGAATGTCAGAATCCCAAGCCAAAGGAGTTACAAGACACCTAAGAAGCACGGACACTTTAGTTTGGCTAGCGTGTCCGTGTCCGACACATGGACACTCCGACACTTGTTGGACACGCATCAGACACTTGTTAGTGCAACAAATATGCTAGACATGCTTAGAACACTTCTTGAGTAGATTAAAAGACTCATATGACAATAATATTACTTTTGAGTGTGAAATACCTCAAGCTAAGTTTTTAAAGCATTTTAAGGTCTTCAGGATTTCTGAAGTGACAGAAATCTTTCTaggttttctattttctttaaagCAATATGGTGTTTCTCTGCAGTGGTTCAAtggaattatttatttatttattattattatttttttaaaattattatttctatatcTCCTTTTGTCTCTTCATGTTGTACATTTTAAATCTTTAGTTGATTTTTTCTAATCAGCTggccttttctttcttttgttaataTATGTCTCTATTGCTTTTGTTTCAATGTAAGTGAAAGGAACATGGAAGTACAAGATATGGCTGTTTTCTGACCCATCGTGTTCATTTCCTATTTGTATTTATTATCTTGACACCTGAATTTTCAGTGTTTTTTTTGTACCTTTAGGACCTAGGGAACTGACTGGTGCTGTGGATCTTATAAGTCACTACAAGCTGTTACCTCACCATGATTTTTTCTGCAAGAAGTCACTCCCATTGTCAATTTCGGACACACATTATCTTCATAACGTGGTTGGAGACACAGAAATTAGAAAAGGAGAAGGGATGCAGTTGAATCAACTCATACAGAATACTTCTTACCCTAGAGAGACTAATGCCCGCATACAGCCATTTGACCAAGATGTTCTCATAGAAGCCTTCCAGCTGAGGGAAACTGGTCCTGTTGATCTGCCTTCTGTAAGAAATctattattaaaattgttaaaatgaGCCACTTTCTTCAGCTTTCTTCCATCCGCTGGAACTTAGATGTCACCAAGGCAACGGGTCTGATTATCAGCATTTCTCATCCTAATTCTTTTCTCTGCAAGTGATggtccatttctttttctttggttAGGCCGAGAAGGGCGTTCCTACTATTCCAGGGAAGTCAAAAAGTGAGTCTAAAGATAAAGACAGAAAGCATAAGAAGCACAAAGATAGAGATAAGGAGAAAGATAGAGAGCATAAGAAGCACAAGCATCGACATAAAGACCGAAGTAAAGACAAAGACAAGGACAAGAAGAAAGACAAAAGTGCCCATCACGATTCTGGTGCTGATCATTCGAAGAAGCATCATGAAAAGGTTGGGAGACCTTTACTCTTTTTCAGCTCCTTTGTAAATACCAAGATTTGATAACAATGGGGTGGTTCAGGATTAGATTGTCATTGACATTAACATTATGGACTTCTTAGTTTATCTCAATTCCCAGTTTGTTGTTACAGTTACAAGATTATCACTTCTTGAAGTGTATCCCTTTCACTCAATTTTGTTCATTTGACCTAGATTATCAAGCCCTTAGCTTGCTTTGAGGGCAGGGAATTGGCAAGTAAACTGATCTGTACCATATTTTCTCTACTAGAATTAAGGATTAAGTAGTCTTTTTGTGTTCTACTACCAAACTAATGTACAATTGTTGTGCATATGGCCCAAATGAGCCGGTTCTTAATTTCTAACTTCACTTAATTTTCAGAAAAGGAAGCATGATGGAGAAGATGATATTAATGACATTCATAGGCACAAAAAAAGTAAGGTAATATGAAGTCCATTTTTTTTCAGCTATAGATTGCTTGCTTACTGCAAAGAACAATTATCCGGGTCAACATTTATCTTCTTAATCCATTTTTTGACTTTTCAATTGATTGTTTTCAACTAAAAATCTCCTGCATTTAATGTCTGCAGCATAAGActtcaaaaattgaagaaatgggAGTGATAAAGGTAGCGGGCTGACATTGTGGAATAATCTAGATCATTTATTTCCTCGTATGGTTGTAGAAAGATTGGTGGAATTTTCACTTAATGTTGTCAAAAAATACTTGaggtatatttatatatttcaaatatattctATATTCAATTGTTCTTCATTCGGTTACAGTTCTTTTTCATTCATGCGCTTttgttctttttccttttcatttgaagaagaaacattttatttataagaaactGGGCTacaattgagaaaaat
This region includes:
- the LOC120086330 gene encoding mediator of RNA polymerase II transcription subunit 19a-like isoform X1 encodes the protein MEAEDKKFGRGPRELTGAVDLISHYKLLPHHDFFCKKSLPLSISDTHYLHNVVGDTEIRKGEGMQLNQLIQNTSYPRETNARIQPFDQDVLIEAFQLRETGPVDLPSAEKGVPTIPGKSKSESKDKDRKHKKHKDRDKEKDREHKKHKHRHKDRSKDKDKDKKKDKSAHHDSGADHSKKHHEKKRKHDGEDDINDIHRHKKSKHKTSKIEEMGVIKVAG
- the LOC120086330 gene encoding mediator of RNA polymerase II transcription subunit 19a-like isoform X3, translating into MEAEDKKFGRGPRELTGAVDLISHYKLLPHHDFFCKKSLPLSISDTHYLHNVVGDTEIRKGEGMQLNQLIQNTSYPRETNARIQPFDQDVLIEAFQLRETGPVDLPSAEKGVPTIPGKSKSESKDKDRKHKKHKDRDKEKDREHKKHKHRHKDRSKDKDKDKKKDKSAHHDSGADHSKKHHEKKRKHDGEDDINDIHRHKKN
- the LOC120086330 gene encoding mediator of RNA polymerase II transcription subunit 19a-like isoform X2 yields the protein MEAEDKKFGRGPRELTGAVDLISHYKLLPHHDFFCKKSLPLSISDTHYLHNVVGDTEIRKGEGMQLNQLIQNTSYPRETNARIQPFDQDVLIEAFQLRETGPVDLPSAEKGVPTIPGKSKSESKDKDRKHKKHKDRDKEKDREHKKHKHRHKDRSKDKDKDKKKDKSAHHDSGADHSKKHHEKKRKHDGEDDINDIHRHKKT